The following are encoded together in the Iodobacter fluviatilis genome:
- a CDS encoding IQ calmodulin-binding motif-containing protein, translating into MNKDVVGNYTAATTPANTPIESLTFFIEHGALLLIKKNPSSYPKIHEYCDNARIIFNALDLAKNQEITDISAVLQDNRKITILEVDGGVVFTDPEGRDSLCKGMTFQSIKEKLIRDSQDNPGFYGEEIKEKSQDEHPLKPASDGLNADEQYLLKNQAALTIQRTWRNHIDLQNKQGKEYLRELLACNGKVINSLHDLKTGDVIVIANSTHNEWNRHGLVAVINADNQEKIRYSCCYQLGVSSLSEYRYSSNIMPERSINVYKNGMKEDMRLSIAAFIDMPVPMDKLKYICEKGVLYKLESEFNSDVMERAYHQRLNQYTLHNSDGEEIINNKVYLGDNYNCNNFVYELVMAACQVLRDDRTKGPIVP; encoded by the coding sequence CATTTTTTATTGAACATGGTGCTTTACTTTTAATTAAAAAAAATCCTAGCTCTTATCCGAAAATTCATGAGTATTGCGACAATGCACGCATTATATTTAATGCGTTAGACTTAGCAAAAAATCAAGAAATAACAGATATTTCGGCTGTCTTACAAGACAATCGAAAAATAACCATATTAGAAGTGGATGGTGGTGTTGTTTTCACTGACCCTGAAGGACGCGACTCACTGTGTAAAGGTATGACATTTCAATCAATAAAAGAAAAACTAATTCGCGATTCTCAGGATAATCCCGGATTTTATGGAGAGGAAATAAAAGAAAAATCGCAGGATGAACATCCACTTAAACCAGCCTCTGATGGATTAAACGCCGACGAGCAATATCTGCTTAAAAATCAGGCTGCTCTCACAATTCAACGTACATGGAGAAATCATATCGACCTACAAAATAAACAAGGGAAAGAATACCTGCGAGAACTCTTGGCTTGTAACGGCAAAGTAATAAATAGTCTTCACGACCTCAAGACTGGCGATGTCATTGTAATAGCTAACTCGACCCACAATGAATGGAACCGACACGGTTTAGTTGCCGTAATAAATGCGGATAATCAGGAAAAGATAAGATATTCCTGTTGCTATCAATTAGGTGTTTCATCGTTAAGCGAGTATCGTTACAGTAGCAATATCATGCCAGAGAGATCCATAAATGTTTATAAAAATGGTATGAAAGAAGATATGCGACTTTCGATCGCTGCATTCATAGACATGCCCGTACCAATGGATAAACTTAAATATATTTGTGAAAAAGGAGTTTTGTATAAGTTAGAAAGCGAGTTTAATTCTGACGTTATGGAACGTGCCTATCACCAGAGATTAAACCAGTACACCCTGCACAATAGTGATGGAGAAGAGATAATCAATAATAAAGTATATCTTGGTGATAATTATAATTGCAACAATTTTGTTTATGAGCTTGTGATGGCGGCTTGCCAGGTTCTGAGAGATGATAGAACTAAAGGCCCAATCGTGCCCTAG